Sequence from the Nymphaea colorata isolate Beijing-Zhang1983 chromosome 9, ASM883128v2, whole genome shotgun sequence genome:
TCATATTATAGCACCTAAGAcatccaaaatccataaaatattcaaacaagtcAGCATCTATGAAAACCTTTATCTTGATTCTTGATTCTTTGGTGCAAAATTTTAAGGCATGTACCCAATAGGTTCATTTAAAGGTCAGATCTTCAGGATGTAGCTTCACCAGATGAGGTTTTTCCACAATCAATTCTCCAGCAGCCGCACTACCTCAGTGTCTTGACTTGTTTTGAACTTCATGTTTTATCTTTAAACTAAAGGTTTAGCACCAGAAAAAACCAAAGAACGTAAGGTCAGGTGAAGTTCAGATTTCAGACTTCATCAGGTAACTGCATTGTGGCAAGGGAGAATCCAGTAGTCTGCACACTGTAGCATCTTCCGGATTTGACAGCTTCACGTTCGAACAATTTGACATGCTATAGATGGTGGCATGTTGTATAATACTAATAACCAAGTAAGATCCAGCAACTAGgtaaaatgaacaaaagaattCTGTAGTTGGTTAGGTTTTTCAAAACACGAACTAACAGCCAAAGATATGTTGCTTGTAGAAACATGCTTTTGATCATATCTCTGACatagtaaaaaatgaaaatcttttccATCTATGCATGAACTGTCTGTATGCCTGTGCACACATGCATGCCCAGAAGCAACTTTCTGAACAAGAAGCTCTAAGTGAAAGAGACGACAAAATTTATATAATAGAAATCTGTTCTTCTACCTGCAATTCCTTCACTGAACCACTTCTGTAGGGGTCCATCACATGCTGAAGAAGTACGGTGGCCCTCCACAAAATTATCCCGGGAACCAGAGGCCAGAGCTCTCTGACGTTCAGCAGGACCTCTATAAAAGTGAGAAACTCCCTCTATCTCCTTTCCCCTCAAAGGAACAGGCAATGTCGATTGGACATCTTTCATGTTTGCCAATCCGGTCTTTTCGGTTTCCACATCAGCAGATCCAGCATTTTTTCCAAAAGCTTCATTGGGCCTAGTCTTTAAATACTCCATGGATCTCTCGCTGGCGACAACAGACTGAATTATCAAATGCCCATCAATCCGAACAAGCTTGTTATTCCTTGGTATATATAAGGACGCAACCAATGAGTCACTGGTATTTCCATGACGAACATGCGTCTCCGAGCCGTAAAAAGGCAGCGAACTGCAATTCACGTCAGGTCCCCATGGATCGAGCCTACCTTCACTTGCCCTCCAAATACCATTGACATAACCAACATCTGCCTGGACTCTCTCTTTCAAGATACCTTCGAACTCCGATTCAACATAACCTGATCTACTTCGAATGTTATCGCTGTTTCCTCCGTACATGAAGTTGAAAACAGAGTAAAGGTTCCCGAAATACATCAAGAAGATCAAGAAGCATATGAAGGTCACGCTTGCAACCTTCTTAGTAGCTTTTCCAGACTTCTTTGGACCTTCGTTAGAGTTCGCCTTAGGAGACGGCTTCTTCACCTTAGGCGCCGATGCCGGCTGCTGCGTCTTCAGCTTAGGAATAGGAACAAGCGGAACTTGCGATCCAGGAGCGAAAGCAATTCCATTTTGAGGATTCAAAGCATAAGGATAGGGAACCCAGGGGAAGCCCATGGGGGTCATTTGAGGTAGTGGGTAAGCGTTCGGTTGCGAGCATGAAGATACCAGTTGTTGGCGTAGGCTAGCATTTTCAGCCGCAATACAAGCAATCCTATTGTTTAGTTCTGCGATTGTAGAACTCATAGACCTGACCTTGCTTTCTAGCTCCTCCACATACTGCTTCTTCCGTTGACGCGACAGTTGAGCGCTCTCTCTGTTGCGCACGAGCCTCGCCGTCCTCttgtcctcctcctccttaacCGGTCGGACGACATCAGAACAATCCGCTCCCTCGCAGCAATCTGGCCTCTGTAATTTGACTCCAGAGCACCAAGTCAGACAATCGcgttcctccctctttcttttcataacaCTCCTATCAGCCTCCCTCTCCAGCGGAGAACCAGACTCCGCTGAGTCGATGAAGCTTCGATTGCCTTCATCATGGGATATTTCCTGTGAACAACACGAATTATTGCCTGTTTTGAAGGCCTCGTTCTGCAACCCATCACAAAAATCCGCAGAGATGCTTCCAGCACTGGAACAGCCTGATTCCGGCGACAGCGAGAAGTTCTCCGACTTAAAAACCACGGCTTCCGATAATCCACCAAGATCCGAAGCCGGAGGACGACACTCCGCCACAGAAACACCAGATCGCGATCCATCATACGCGCCGGCATCCGCCCCCTCGCCCGAAACAGGGGGATTAGAGTCCGAGCGCTCGGAATCACCGGAATTCAGCCATGACGAAGGGAAACCGTTCGCCAACAACTCTAGATCAGCGTCGGGAGGCAAAATCAGGTCGTCCAAATCGAAATCGAAGCCGTCGCCTTCGAACCCTAGCTCCTGCACCAGAGACTCCGGGAATTCGAGATCGAGAGGGATATCAGACAGGAAGTCATGATCGGGAGGTGGAAACTGCAGAGGCTCGGACGCCATGACAAGAGGAACTTAGGGTTTCCTTCCGACCCTACCGCTAAATTTCCGATCGGCTTCTGGTCATAACGGCCTTTTCGTCTTCGTGGCGTTCTCCTTCGTCGTTTCTTCTTCCTCAAGTCCTCTTCGTCACCGGATGCCGTCAACGCGGGCACGGGTGGCTCTAGAATGTAGATTCGCAGGGGTTGCAAATGGACCTGATCACTGACTAAGCCCGAAACCAAATCCGGTATTTGTTACCGGACAGTAAGTGCAAATGGATCGGCTTGAACAATGAAATTTCTCTCTTATTATTTCAACATAATAACTTTAGTATTGAAGATATACACAGAAAATGATATGATTTTGTTACTAATATGTAAGGTGAATGAAATGGATTGCAACATTTAATTATGAATGAATATCCTTAAGATATTATGTTTATTGTTTTGCTCATAAATTACAACTTGCATTTGTTGCAGCTTCAAAAGAAGTTATTTATGTCCATAACATTTTAAGcagttaatatatataattaatatttttaatttaagtaATAAATGTAATAATGAATTGTATGTCAAACAATTGAAATTGCATCTATAATTGCTTTAGATGAACTTGAAACATGTATATGACTTAATCAAATTGGAAGAGTACAACGGCTTAGATATACTTGATGgggatcttatttttcttttgtctgcagttttataaatatatttgatGCAACTTGTGTAGttttagaaaacttaaaaaacaatAGATCGACATATTAAATATGCAGtgaaaataattcaacataCAAATTCATTGCATCATTTgaatttgtatttattttgcacTTGgtaagagaaattttagaacaGAGTGATACTCTTTGTCAAACATTACAAAGGCAGAGATAAGACATTTTAAGTGCAATAGCTATTATTTACAATACAATAAAGttcttataaaaatttaaagaaactgGTTGGAATGAAGTTGTAAATACTATGAAAATATTTGGTAGGACACATGATATCCTTATTCTAGATATGAACACTAAATATTTTGTCAAAGGATCATGTTCTCGTCGTGAACGTAATTTCACTATAATGAGACAACATTATCATGGAGATATTTTTATTGCTGTCATTGATCCTCAACTAGTAGAGTTAAACAACATATTTAATGAGAATTCTATGAAAATACTTTGTTTGATGTTGACATTTAACCCTAGAGATGTGTATAAGTTGCTTAATGAAGAAGATGCACTCTTGCAGGCCAAATTTCGTATCAAAATAAATTCTTTAGCCCCACTTTTGTATCTATTTGAAATTCATGTAGAAAGTATCACAATGATAGTTTTTTCTGCAGAATTCTTGTTTTCGAGTTACTGCATCAACTTGGTTGATGCATAGCTCTTTTATCTATGAGTCTTTTcttatgttttaagtttttatagATTCTTTGATAAGTAGAGATCTTATAGACTAAATTTCATGTTGATTCATGTAGGTTTGATATATCTTTCTTATTGGCAAAGTTCATgatttaaattctttttttgctttatgttTTCTACAGAGAACTATTCAATAGTTTAATTTTTCAAGTCCATGTCTTTTGATCTATAAagcttttttgaaaattttaattgtgATTGAAAGCTTGACATACAGGGAGTGAGTATACCAAGTTTCGTGATCATTAAACATCATTAAATTTCAGAGTTTGTTTGTAAGTtgttgtttctattgcaacttTGCATAAGAATaacttttttcattcttaatcTTTTTTGGATCTGTAAAGGCTTTTTGACTCTCTGTTATGTAGAGAATTTACAAACCAAATTTCAGTcaattcaagttgttttgatatattttgaatCACGTAAAAGTTATAGTAGTAAAACTATTTTCTATAGAAAATTGGTTTTCTGCACTGATTTTTTTATTCAGTATCTAGGAAAAgtagatttttcaaatttatcacTTGGAATTGATTATTAGATACCTAAATATTCTTTACCAAAAAATTCATGAATATTGGAGATCATTTGTCTATTTTTTGGAACCAATCAAATTTGTGGCTGAAAATAAGTTGCAACCTTTCTAGGACAACCAAATTTATGTTTTACACATAAGGATTTTCCATCCAATTTTTCGATTTTCAATCAattatttctatttttcttcatgcTAATGCTAAAACCCCAAACTAACATGGTT
This genomic interval carries:
- the LOC116260807 gene encoding bZIP transcription factor 60-like; the encoded protein is MASEPLQFPPPDHDFLSDIPLDLEFPESLVQELGFEGDGFDFDLDDLILPPDADLELLANGFPSSWLNSGDSERSDSNPPVSGEGADAGAYDGSRSGVSVAECRPPASDLGGLSEAVVFKSENFSLSPESGCSSAGSISADFCDGLQNEAFKTGNNSCCSQEISHDEGNRSFIDSAESGSPLEREADRSVMKRKREERDCLTWCSGVKLQRPDCCEGADCSDVVRPVKEEEDKRTARLVRNRESAQLSRQRKKQYVEELESKVRSMSSTIAELNNRIACIAAENASLRQQLVSSCSQPNAYPLPQMTPMGFPWVPYPYALNPQNGIAFAPGSQVPLVPIPKLKTQQPASAPKVKKPSPKANSNEGPKKSGKATKKVASVTFICFLIFLMYFGNLYSVFNFMYGGNSDNIRSRSGYVESEFEGILKERVQADVGYVNGIWRASEGRLDPWGPDVNCSSLPFYGSETHVRHGNTSDSLVASLYIPRNNKLVRIDGHLIIQSVVASERSMEYLKTRPNEAFGKNAGSADVETEKTGLANMKDVQSTLPVPLRGKEIEGVSHFYRGPAERQRALASGSRDNFVEGHRTSSACDGPLQKWFSEGIAGPFIRSGMCTEVFRFEVSPTTTKDQTTIIPSGSSRAGNSSTHQSSNLTSSGMIRNRRFLYPTAIPLPGKTLHNTTSDYSRDTAGNKKGTFADSNAVSSSMVVSVLLDPRETGDSSNVLSSPKSLSRILVVVLVDSVKYVTYSCMLPFKSSSPHL